Proteins encoded by one window of Apus apus isolate bApuApu2 chromosome 17, bApuApu2.pri.cur, whole genome shotgun sequence:
- the COIL gene encoding coilin, with protein sequence MAAAGGGPMRLRLLFDYPPPSSPGCALCWLLLEPGQVRLVTDLVSLIRYRFGFSQGARLSLFLEGAMLPLTESARLVRDNDSLRVKLEEIDDGFSDTPEEDKKRHRPRQEEEEFCRNKEDRHKREKKKNKLSTEYSSCREETSVDIWDSQKRYKKRKRKEEVSGRNKLTEGKEESSTDQSKKLKKTEREKQLATKKKDEKQEKASAAKMALERTNSLNSGKNKTKKKTTESRKKRDSSDSSSTSSDSDSSELNIKQNKSPHKSIVTTLPKDKPKAAANSDVKTVVSKKVTVKPNADNSTKTAINKNAERSQSSSSDSDSSSEDEEVATTPASTAKEKSLPNSVAAVKTSTTKALRAETSSSESDSSDSETLIKKPAANAGVSNSIVRNCTEQLPNSVQGPLASPGRGRGRGTGEDNFWRGPRGRGFRGMMRGQGHGRGANPGFFYNYSSEGQKQRQLNEAVTNTSVLVQNPVELPKRDYSVLPLLAAPPQVGERIAFKRLELTENYTPGISDYKEAKIIRWNADQKQIELEILSSAGQVAKEPGKFDLVYQSADGAELIEYAVPQDTKITESWDALIEPRLIVEPPVNGSSIEN encoded by the exons atggcggcggccgGCGGCGGCCCCATGCGGCTGCGGCTGCTGTTCGATTACCCGCCGCCCAGCAGCCCGGGCTGCGcgctctgctggctgctgctggagcccgGCCAGGTGCGCCTGGTCACCGACCTCGTCAGCCTGATCCGCTACAGGTTCGGCTTCAGCCAGGGGGCCCGCCTCAGCCTCTTCCTGGAGGGGGCGATGCTGCCCCTCACGGAGAGCGCCCGCCTCGTCCGGGATAACGACTCGCTCAG AGTAAAATTGGAAGAGATAGATGATGGCTTCTCTGATACAccagaagaagacaaaaaaaggcaTAGACCAAGGCAGGAAGAGGAAGAATTCTGTAGAAATAAAGAAGACAGGcataaaagggaaaagaaaaagaataaactgAGTACTGAGTATTCCTCCTGTAGGGAAGAGACCTCTGTAGATATTTGGGACTCTCAAAAAAGgtacaagaaaagaaaaagaaaggaagaagttagTGGAAGAAATAAACTCACAGAAGGTAAGGAAGAGAGCTCTACTGACCAATctaaaaagcttaaaaaaactgAGAGGGAGAAACAGTTGGCAACAAAAAAGAAggatgaaaagcaggaaaaggccTCTGCAGCAAAGATGGCTTTAGAACGGACAAATTCCCTAAATtctggtaaaaataaaacaaaaaaaaagacaacagagtCCAGAAAAAAGAGGGACTCTTCAGATTCCTCCAGCACGTCGTCTGACAGTGACAGCAGTGAATTaaacataaagcaaaataaatctccCCATAAATCTATAGTGACAACACTTCCCAAAGACAAACCCAAAGCTGCTGCAAATTCTGACGTGAAAACTGTTGTTTCTAAGAAAGTGACTGTAAAGCCTAATGCTGACAATTCCACTAAGACTGCAATTAATAAAAACGCTGAAAGATCCCAATCCTCTAGTTCAGATTCTGACTCAAGCTCAGAGGATGAGGAAGTGGCAACAACACCAGCCAGTACTGCCAAGGAAAAGTCACTGCCCAACAGTGTGGCAGCTGTAAAAACCAGCACCACCAAGGCTCTCAGAGCAGAGACCTCCTCTTCAGAGTCTGATAGCTCAGATTCAGAAACACTTATTAAAAAACCTGCAGCAAATGCTGGAGTGAGTAATTCCATAGTAAGAAACTGTACTGAACAGTTGCCAAACAGTGTTCAAGGACCACTTGCCAGCCCAGGTCGTGGAAGGGGGCGTGGAACAGGAGAGGATAACTTCTGGAGAGGACCTAGGGGCCGTGGGTTTCGTGGGATGATGAGGGGCCAAGGCCATGGGAGAGGAGCAAACCCTGGCTTCTTCTATAACTACAGCAGTGAAGGCCAGAAACAGAGGCAGTTAAATGAAGCTGTGACAAACACTTCTGTTCTTGTCCAG aatcCTGTGGAGCTCCCCAAGAGAGATTACAGCGTGTTACCTCTTCTGGCTGCCCCGCCACAAGTGGGAGAAAGAATTGCCTTTAAG CGCTTGGAACTAACTGAAAATTACACTCCTGGAATTTCAGACTATAAG GAGGCAAAAATAATCAGATGGAATGCTGATCAAAAGCAGATTGAGCTTGAGATCCTTTCATCAGCAGGACAAG TTGCTAAAGAGCCAGGGAAATTCGATCTGGTTTACCAGTCTGCAGATGGAGCAGAACTGATAGAGTATGCTGTTCCTCAGGACACAAAG ATAACTGAAAGTTGGGATGCACTGATAGAGCCAAGACTGATTGTTGAGCCTCCAGTGAATGGATCCAGCATTGAAAACTAA